A single Anopheles funestus chromosome 2RL, idAnoFuneDA-416_04, whole genome shotgun sequence DNA region contains:
- the LOC125765305 gene encoding protein sidekick-2-like — MTNLVNTNLGFIVFGLIFASFYGSATRIFDIENIPVVKYVAVAGRNVTISCPGVNEHSLIDTLIWKTTQTVAEYVNGLPLVNNPRITLLPDNFSLHISPTSSADTAEYTCLFNDRHSPEAIADLLVQDVPDPPGRPLVVSFTSRSVDLSWAHSQDARNAPVTNFIIETRVGENGDWNQVSPIYTKSNLASYQVTDLLPFTVYSFRIIAVNELGHSAPSKESYYFVTLREAPTGKPVTTIAHNTSATSVYISWKPPPPDTILGEFLGYRITYRTRDRHAEDVKEIYIRDSTVESHEIHNLETYTQYLVSIQVFNPEGLGPPTTVLVMTDEGVPTKPRNLSVLEITSTTIRISWLEPEKRNGVIHGYRVYYVYQNQTLLHLPILKNDAAQNSVFYYTLTNLKPYTDYRIIVTAFTLKYDGEPSEVSLRTDVGGPSPPKVVNLTCHSLDSLFFSWRIPRIYHSSIDFYIVNYRNLEYEDTHERRISANASIVETSMVIHNLTTNSAYEVKVRAATVSTVNPKKVVLGTYCEPIKITLRANCEQYQPPPLRHNPYVDQELVILAGIVIGCFGLLLIIIAIVLWRKCFHASYDAGGQRPSERNDHKPVQSNGWKTSCDSNGIVQTSIPSEEYINGQQQAMIDRFHR; from the exons ATGACTAATCTCGTTAATACCAACCTGGGATTTATTGTCTTTGgattaatttttgcttcattctaCGGCAGTGCAACGCGAATATTCG ACATTGAAAACATCCCGGTCGTTAAATACGTGGCTGTTGCCGGACGGAACGTTACCATCAGCTGTCCTGGAGTGAACGAGCACTCACTAATCGATACGCTCATTTGGAAAACCACACAAACCGTGGCAGAGTACGTTAATGGGTTGCCCCTAGTAAACAATCCAAGG ATCACACTACTGCCGGACAACTTCAGCTTACACATCAGTCCGACCAGCTCGGCCGATACGGCGGAATATACCTGTTTGTTTAACGACCGTCACAGTCCGGAAGCGATTGCCGATCTGCTAGTGCAAG ATGTGCCAGATCCACCAGGTAGACCGCTGGTGGTAAGCTTCACGTCACGTTCCGTCGATTTATCCTGGGCCCATTCGCAGGACGCACGGAACGCACCGGTTACGAATTTCATCATCGAAACAAG GGTCGGTGAAAATGGCGACTGGAATCAGGTATCACCGATTTACACCAAGTCCAATTTGGCATCGTATCAGGTGACGGATCTGCTCCCATTTACCGTGTACAGCTTTCGTATCATCGCTGTTAACGAGCTGGGCCACAGTGCACCTTCAAAGGAGTCGTACTACTTCGTAACGTTACGGGAAG caccaaccGGTAAGCCCGTAACGACGATAGCGCACAACACATCCGCCACCTCGGTGTACATCTCGTGGAAGCCGCCACCACCGGACACGATTTTGGGCGAGTTTCTTGGTTACCGTATAACGTACCGTACCCGGGATCGTCACGCAGAGGACGTGAAGGAGATTTACATTCGCGACAGTACCGTCGAG AGCCACGAGATACACAATCTGGAAACGTATACACAGTATCTGGTGTCGATACAGGTGTTTAATCCCGAAGGATTAGGTCCACCGACGACCGTGCTAGTGATGACCGACGAAGGTG TGCCGACCAAACCGAGGAACCTAAGCGTGCTGGAAATAACGTCAACAACGATCCGTATCAGCTGGCTAGAGCCGGAAAAGCGGAATGGTGTCATCCACGGCTATCGGGTTTATTACGTCTACCAGAaccaaacgctgctccatctgcCAATCCTGAAGAACGACGCGGCCCAAAACTCCGTCTTTTACTACACGCTGACAAACCTGA AGCCCTACACGGATTATCGGATCATTGTGACAGCGTTCACGCTCAAGTACGATGGTGAACCGTCGGAGGTATCGCTGCGGACGGACGTGGGAGGGCCGAGTCCACCGAAGGTGGTGAACCTGACCTGCCATTCGCTTGATTCGCTGTTCTTTAGCTGGCGAATACCACGCATCTACCACTCGTCGATCGATTTCTACATCGTTAACTACCGCAATCTGGAGTACGAAGATACGCACGAGAGACGCATCTCGGCCAACGCGTCCATCGTCGAAACGTCG ATGGTTATTCACAACCTAACGACAAACAGTGCGTACGAGGTGAAGGTCCGTGCGGCGACCGTAAGTACGGTGAATCCGAAAAAGGTGGTCCTCGGCACCTATTGTGAACCGATAAAG ATTACACTACGGGCGAATTGTGAACAGTATCAACCACCTCCGCTAAGACACAATCCGTACGTTGATCAGGAGCTCGTCATTTTGGCCGGTATCGTGATCGGTTGTTTTGGGTTGCTGCTAATCATTATTGCGATAGTGTTGTGGAG GAAATGTTTCCACGCGTCTTACGATGCCGGTGGCCAAAGACCGTCGGAACGGAACGACCACAAACCGGTACAATCGAATGGTTGGAAAACGTCCTGCGATTCGAACGGCATCGTGCAAACTTCGATTCCCTCGGAGGAGTACATCAATGGACAGCAGCAAGCGATGATCGATCGATTCCATCGCTAG